A single genomic interval of Pyruvatibacter sp. HU-CL02332 harbors:
- a CDS encoding 2-hydroxychromene-2-carboxylate isomerase, which translates to MTKTVDFIFDFASPNAYLCHKVLPEIAARTGATFNYIPCLLGGIFKATGNQAPMMAFNGIKGKLDYDALEMQRFIKKHNLSKFAMNPHFPVNTLLLMRGAIAADTDGRLMDYVDAGVAHMWEEGLKMDDPEVYAEVMTKAGFDGADLLARTQDPTVKQKLVDNTSAAVDRGCFGIPTFYVGNEMFFGKERLGQMEEEIMAS; encoded by the coding sequence ATGACCAAAACCGTAGATTTCATTTTCGATTTCGCCAGCCCGAATGCCTATCTGTGCCACAAGGTGCTGCCGGAGATTGCCGCGCGAACAGGTGCAACATTCAACTACATCCCGTGCCTGCTGGGCGGCATCTTCAAGGCGACCGGCAACCAGGCGCCAATGATGGCGTTCAATGGCATCAAGGGAAAACTGGATTATGACGCTCTGGAGATGCAGCGCTTTATCAAGAAGCACAATCTCTCCAAGTTCGCCATGAACCCCCACTTCCCTGTCAACACACTGCTGCTGATGCGCGGCGCCATTGCAGCTGATACGGATGGCCGGCTCATGGACTATGTCGATGCAGGCGTCGCTCATATGTGGGAAGAGGGCCTCAAAATGGATGACCCGGAGGTCTACGCGGAAGTGATGACCAAGGCCGGTTTTGATGGCGCAGATCTGCTGGCACGGACACAAGACCCGACCGTGAAGCAAAAGCTTGTGGACAATACGTCTGCCGCAGTGGACCGTGGCTGCTTCGGCATTCCCACCTTCTATGTCGGCAACGAGATGTTCTTCGGCAAGGAACGCCTCGGCCAGATGGAAGAGGAAATCATGGCGTCGTAA
- a CDS encoding SDR family oxidoreductase: MADKQSCLVIGAGDDTGSAIARAFAREGMVSCVVRRDRHAEALEALAQSIRDEGHEAIAMPADARDEDQMVALVDRIEKDVGPIEVAVFNIGANVRFPIADTTARVYRKVWEMACFAGFLMGREVAKRMMERERGTIIFTGATASFRGRETLSAFAGAKHALRALAQSMARELGPKNIHVAHTILDGAIDSNFIREQFPNVDQLRDEDAILNPDHIAQNYVMLHKQERTAWTHELDMRPWKETW, from the coding sequence ATGGCCGACAAGCAATCCTGTCTCGTAATAGGTGCCGGAGACGACACCGGCAGCGCCATTGCCCGGGCGTTTGCCCGCGAAGGTATGGTCTCCTGCGTGGTGCGTCGTGATCGTCATGCGGAGGCGCTTGAGGCACTGGCACAAAGCATCCGCGACGAAGGGCATGAAGCCATTGCCATGCCTGCCGATGCCCGCGACGAAGACCAGATGGTTGCCCTTGTTGATCGCATCGAAAAGGACGTCGGCCCGATTGAGGTTGCCGTCTTCAACATCGGTGCAAATGTGCGCTTCCCGATTGCTGACACCACTGCGCGGGTATACCGCAAGGTGTGGGAGATGGCCTGTTTTGCCGGTTTCCTGATGGGGCGCGAAGTCGCCAAACGCATGATGGAGCGCGAACGCGGGACAATCATTTTTACAGGCGCGACCGCAAGCTTCCGGGGGCGCGAGACGCTTTCAGCCTTTGCAGGTGCCAAACATGCTCTTCGCGCCCTCGCCCAGAGCATGGCCCGGGAGCTGGGACCCAAGAACATCCATGTGGCCCACACCATCCTCGATGGTGCCATCGACTCGAATTTTATCCGCGAGCAGTTTCCCAATGTGGACCAGCTGCGCGACGAAGATGCCATTCTCAACCCTGACCACATCGCCCAGAACTATGTGATGCTGCACAAACAGGAACGCACCGCATGGACCCATGAGCTGGATATGCGTCCGTGGAAAGAAACCTGGTAA
- a CDS encoding helix-turn-helix domain-containing protein produces MTHKHTHTCAIAGMLNIFGDHWTWLVVREAFYGATRFKDFQRNTGISRNLLADRLSVLVDEGIFKKIDIGTQGTRFAYELTDKGQSLQPVLAAMTLWGNEHVFGAGNEPVVMVDQKTGQRVESLQPVNARGRKVLPENVVAMPGPGASKATIRRLEEAAALDGS; encoded by the coding sequence ATGACCCACAAACACACTCACACCTGCGCCATTGCCGGCATGTTGAATATCTTTGGTGATCACTGGACTTGGCTCGTCGTGCGCGAAGCGTTTTACGGCGCGACGCGGTTCAAGGATTTTCAGCGCAACACCGGCATTTCAAGGAACCTTCTGGCCGACCGCCTGTCAGTGCTGGTGGATGAAGGTATTTTCAAGAAGATCGACATCGGCACGCAGGGCACGCGCTTTGCCTATGAACTGACCGACAAGGGCCAGTCGCTTCAGCCTGTTCTGGCGGCCATGACCCTGTGGGGTAATGAGCACGTCTTTGGTGCGGGCAACGAGCCTGTTGTGATGGTGGATCAAAAGACCGGCCAGCGCGTAGAATCCCTGCAACCGGTCAACGCCAGGGGACGAAAAGTCCTGCCAGAAAATGTCGTCGCGATGCCCGGGCCGGGGGCCAGCAAGGCGACGATACGCAGGCTTGAAGAAGCAGCCGCACTGGATGGCAGCTGA
- a CDS encoding TetR/AcrR family transcriptional regulator: protein MPRAKSHSRTTLVDSALTQFWKTGYHVISMGDLVRETGVSRGSIYSDFSGKQALFHACLDRYQELYVTPAFGRVEADGAGLEDIRNYIEMQLRSVADSDQPILGCLVANTLAQLDPDDTETRERLEAHNRRLTAGFTKVFNHENASHRLLSDDEISALAGFTTISVQGLWSYARTAPNTDVLFSYADMLLTVLKQHLRGAQN, encoded by the coding sequence ATGCCCCGAGCCAAGTCCCATTCGCGCACCACCCTGGTCGACAGTGCCCTCACCCAGTTCTGGAAGACCGGCTATCACGTCATTTCCATGGGCGATCTCGTGCGCGAGACGGGGGTCAGTCGCGGCAGCATCTACAGTGATTTTTCAGGTAAGCAGGCGCTGTTCCACGCCTGCCTGGATCGCTACCAGGAGCTGTATGTCACACCTGCGTTCGGGCGGGTGGAGGCGGATGGTGCCGGGCTGGAAGACATCCGAAATTACATAGAGATGCAGCTCCGCTCTGTGGCGGACTCAGATCAACCAATCCTTGGCTGCCTGGTCGCGAACACCCTCGCGCAGCTTGATCCAGACGACACGGAGACCCGAGAGAGGCTTGAAGCACATAACAGACGTCTGACGGCCGGCTTCACCAAAGTGTTCAATCATGAGAATGCGTCTCATCGCCTGCTCAGTGACGATGAGATCTCGGCTCTTGCCGGTTTCACCACAATTTCGGTTCAGGGCCTTTGGTCTTATGCGCGTACTGCTCCGAATACTGACGTTTTGTTCAGCTATGCCGATATGCTGTTGACCGTGCTGAAACAGCATCTACGCGGCGCCCAGAACTAG
- a CDS encoding haloalkane dehalogenase — translation MADSFRDKKKFQTVHGKQMAYIEEGEGDPIVFLHGNPTSSYLWRNIMPYLAGKGRLIAPDLIGMGDSEKLDDSGPDRYTYVEHRKYLFALLEQLGVTSNVTLVIHDWGSGLGFHWAHTHPTAVKGIAFMEAIVAPIPKWDQFPEGAREIFQGFRSPAGEEMVLEQNMFVEGVLPTSILRTMTDEEMDEYRRPFAEAGEGRRPTLTWPRQIPIEGEPADVVEIVTSYGAWLADTQIPKLFVNAEPGALIAGPVRDLVRTWPNLTEVTVAGSHFIQEDSPDEIGKAVADWHAKL, via the coding sequence ATGGCCGACAGCTTTCGCGACAAAAAGAAATTTCAGACCGTTCATGGCAAGCAGATGGCCTATATCGAAGAGGGCGAGGGCGATCCCATCGTCTTCCTCCATGGCAATCCCACATCGTCCTATCTGTGGCGCAACATCATGCCGTATCTCGCGGGCAAGGGCCGCCTGATTGCGCCTGATCTCATCGGCATGGGTGATTCAGAGAAACTCGATGATAGCGGTCCTGACCGCTACACCTATGTGGAGCATCGCAAATATCTGTTTGCCCTGCTGGAACAGCTGGGCGTGACAAGCAATGTCACCCTGGTGATCCACGACTGGGGCTCCGGTCTTGGGTTTCACTGGGCGCATACCCATCCGACCGCCGTCAAAGGCATTGCTTTCATGGAGGCCATTGTCGCGCCGATTCCCAAATGGGATCAGTTTCCCGAAGGCGCGCGCGAGATTTTCCAGGGCTTCAGGTCACCGGCCGGTGAAGAAATGGTGCTGGAGCAAAACATGTTCGTGGAGGGCGTCCTCCCAACCTCGATACTGCGTACCATGACAGATGAAGAAATGGACGAGTATCGTCGCCCCTTCGCTGAGGCCGGTGAGGGCCGTCGCCCGACGCTCACATGGCCGCGCCAGATCCCCATCGAAGGTGAGCCTGCAGACGTGGTTGAAATCGTCACCAGCTATGGCGCATGGCTGGCGGATACACAGATCCCGAAGCTGTTTGTGAATGCGGAACCCGGAGCACTGATTGCCGGACCTGTCCGTGATCTGGTTCGGACATGGCCAAACCTCACCGAAGTCACAGTCGCCGGGTCACATTTCATCCAGGAAGATTCACCAGATGAAATCGGCAAGGCAGTCGCCGACTGGCACGCAAAACTCTAG